The Bacteroidota bacterium genome contains the following window.
ACTGTTTCCGCTGCAGCAGCCGTAACACCTCTCCAATGGGGGTATCTCCATCGCCCCACGCAACGTTTTTCCCGCCGTTTATTGCAGACTTGCGGTCTTTCAAATGCAGATGCGAAATACGCCCATGGTATTTATTGAGAATTGGAATTGGCGACTCACTCAAGCCGGCAATGTAATGCCCAATATCGAGGTTCAGCATGTTGTATTTCGAATACGAAAGGGGCTTGTCAAAAGAAAAACCTGCTTCTGCTACTTGCGTGTGGTTGTGCAGACCAACGAGCATTTGATGTTTGTCTGCAAAGGGAGCTATGCGCTCAGCTCCTTCATCAGAAATTTCAAAAGAAATCCCGCGCGCGCCAACAGCTTTCGCTGCGTTGAATGCATAATCGATGGCATCGTTCGACCAGCGAGGATCACCCAGTTTCAGGATATCGATTTTAACGCCGGCGTCGTGGTACATCTGTCCAAGCATTTCAAACTTGCCCATGTCTGCCTGCATACGCCAGCCTTTCATTACCTCACCATATTCCGCGCGTTTTTTGCGGAAGGCCTGCAATTCCTCTGGGGATGCATTCCGCCCGCCACTCGGCCAACCGGGCCCTTCGGGTGCACCGGCAAAAGACTCTGCAACGTTGCCCATCAGTTCAACGGTGTCAAGGCCGGCGCTTTTCAGGTACCCAAGCACCTCCTCAGCACTGCTCGGCAGAGCGCGGTAGCTATAAGAAATTGCACCAACCATAACGCCCC
Protein-coding sequences here:
- a CDS encoding TIM barrel protein; protein product: MKEHQNECSASVLSRRKFIGTTAGAAFAGALVKPAHVVKSLAPDIRGVMVGAISYSYRALPSSAEEVLGYLKSAGLDTVELMGNVAESFAGAPEGPGWPSGGRNASPEELQAFRKKRAEYGEVMKGWRMQADMGKFEMLGQMYHDAGVKIDILKLGDPRWSNDAIDYAFNAAKAVGARGISFEISDEGAERIAPFADKHQMLVGLHNHTQVAEAGFSFDKPLSYSKYNMLNLDIGHYIAGLSESPIPILNKYHGRISHLHLKDRKSAINGGKNVAWGDGDTPIGEVLRLLQRKQYPITAMIEFEYEVPEGSTVLAEMGKCVAYCKGALS